From the Pseudomonas sp. VD-NE ins genome, the window GAAGGCCGGCGCGGCGGGCATCCTCGGCATTGGTTACCCCGAAGCGCTGGGTGGTAGCCATGAAGGCGATCTGTTCGCCAAGGTCGCCGCCAGTGAGGAATTGATGCGCTGCGGCTCTGGCGGCTTGGTGGCGGGGCTGGGCTCGCTGGATATCGGCCTGCCGCCGATCGTCAAATGGGCCCGTCCCGAGGTGCGTGATCGGGTTGTGCCGCAAGTGCTCAGCGGCGAAAGGATCAGCGCCCTGGCGGTCACCGAGCCGGGCGGCGGTTCCGACGTCGCCAACCTGCAAACCCGCGCCATGCGTGACGGCGACTTCTACCGGGTCAGCGGCAGCAAAACCTTTATCACCAGTGGCGTACGCGCCGATTTCTACACCGTCGCGGTGCGCACCGGTGCGCCGGGGTTTGGCGGTATCAGCCTGTTGTTGATCGAAAAGGGCACGCCGGGCTTCACCGTCGGCCGCCAGCTGAAGAAAATGGGCTGGTGGGCGTCGGACACCGCCGAGTTGTTCTTCGACGACTGCCGCGTGCCTGCAGGAAACCTGATCGGAGCCGAGAATATGGGCTTCGCCTGCATCATGGGCAATTTTCAGAGTGAACGGTTGGCGTTGGCATTGATGGCCAACATGACCTCACAACTTGCGCTGGAACAGAGCCTGAAATGGGCGCGCGAGCGTGAAGCGTTTGGCAAGCCGATCGGCAAGTTTCAGGTGATCAAGCATCGCCTCGCCGAGATGGCCACGGCGCTGGAGGTCTCGCGGGAATTCACTTACCGACAAGCGGCGAAGATGGCGGCGGGGCAGAGTGTGATCAAGGAGATTTCCATGGCCAAGAATTTTGCCACGGACACGTCGGACCGGATCACCACCGAGGCGGTGCAGATTCTTGGCGGGCTCGGTTACATGCGCGAGAGTCTGGTGGAACGGCTGTATCGGGATAACCGCATTCTGTCGATTGGCGGCGGGACGCGGGAGGTGATGAACGAGATCATCAGCAAGCAGATGGGGCTTTAAATAATTGGTGAAGCAACTGGCGTCATCGCTGGCAAGCCAGCTCCCACAGTGATTTCGGTCGTTCACAAATTTTGTGTACGCCAAAGACACCTGTGGGAGCTGGCTTGCCAGCGATGGCGTCAGTGAAATCGCCGCTTACTTATCAGTCAGGGCAAATTGCGTCAGGCAGAACGTCGGGATGCCCATGTCCTCAAGACGCTGCGACCCGTTCAGCTCCGGCAAATCAATAATCGCTGCTGCCTCATGCACCCGCGCGCCCATGCGGCGAATCAGGTTGGCCGCGGCAATCAGCGTGCCGCCCGTGGCGATCAAGTCATCGAACATCACCACCGAATCGCCTTCACACAGGCTGTCGGCGTGCACCTCCAGGAACGCTTCGCCGTATTCGGTTGCGTAACCTTCAGCCAGCACGTCCGCCGGCAGTTTGCCTTGCTTGCGGAACAGCACCAGCGGCTTGTTCAACTGATACGCCAGCACCGAGCCGATCAGGAAACCACGGGCGTCCATCGCGCCGATGTGGGTGAAATCAGCTTCCACGTAGCGGTGGGCGAAGCTGTCCATCACCAGGCGCAGGGCCGTTGGCGACTGGAACAGCGGGGTGATGTCACGAAAGATCACGCCCGGTTTCGGGAAGTCGATCACTGGGCGGATAAGCGATTTGATGTCGAAGGAGTCGAAGACCATCGTCGAGGTGTCCTGGCAGGGCTGCAAACGGCGCAGTATACCCGCGGCTGAAACGCTTCGCTCAACCGCGGATCGACATTAACCTTCGAGTGAGCCACCGGCCAGCGCGCACAGCTGGATCGGGTCGAGGATGTGAATCTCCTTGCCCTCGGCGGCGATCAGCTCGTTTTGCTGGAAGCGCGTGAACACGCGAGACACGGTTTCCACCGCCAGGCCGAGGTAGTTGCCGATTTCATTGCGCGACATGCTCAGGCGGAACTGATTGGCCGAGAAACCGCGAGCGCGGAAGCGTGCGGACAGGTTCACCAGAAAGGTGGCGATGCGCTCGTCGGCGGTTTTCTTCGACAGCAGCAACATCATTTGCTGGTCGTCGCGGATTTCACGGCTCATCACGCGCATCAACTGGCGGCGCAGCTGCGGCAGTTGCAGGGCCAATTCGTCGAGGCGTTCAAAGGGGATTTCGCAGACCGAGGTGGTTTCCAGCGCCTGGGCGGAGACCGGGTGTTTCTCGGTGTCCATGCCGGACAGGCCGACCAGTTCGCTCGGCAGGTGGAAACCGGTCAGTTGCTCTTCGCCGCTGTCGCTGAGGCTGAAGGTCTTCAGGGCGCCGGAGCGTACTGCATAAACGGAATCGAACGTGTCGCCCTGGCGGAACAGGAACTCGCCCTTTTTCAACGGGCGGCCGCGTTTAACGATTTCGTCCAGCGCATCCATGTCTTCCAGATTCAGAGAAAGTGGCAGGCAGAGAGGGGCCAGGCTGCAATCCTTGCAATGGGCCTGGTTGTGAGCGCGCAGTTTAACTGGCTCGGACATTTCTTTAATCCTTGTGGGAAAACACACATAAGCCGTAAGGGTAACCCACGGGAG encodes:
- a CDS encoding adenine phosphoribosyltransferase translates to MVFDSFDIKSLIRPVIDFPKPGVIFRDITPLFQSPTALRLVMDSFAHRYVEADFTHIGAMDARGFLIGSVLAYQLNKPLVLFRKQGKLPADVLAEGYATEYGEAFLEVHADSLCEGDSVVMFDDLIATGGTLIAAANLIRRMGARVHEAAAIIDLPELNGSQRLEDMGIPTFCLTQFALTDK
- a CDS encoding acyl-CoA dehydrogenase family protein, whose product is MPAFQEYFDPSHQLVRDSVRRFVEREILPDIDQWEEAESFPRELYLKAGAAGILGIGYPEALGGSHEGDLFAKVAASEELMRCGSGGLVAGLGSLDIGLPPIVKWARPEVRDRVVPQVLSGERISALAVTEPGGGSDVANLQTRAMRDGDFYRVSGSKTFITSGVRADFYTVAVRTGAPGFGGISLLLIEKGTPGFTVGRQLKKMGWWASDTAELFFDDCRVPAGNLIGAENMGFACIMGNFQSERLALALMANMTSQLALEQSLKWAREREAFGKPIGKFQVIKHRLAEMATALEVSREFTYRQAAKMAAGQSVIKEISMAKNFATDTSDRITTEAVQILGGLGYMRESLVERLYRDNRILSIGGGTREVMNEIISKQMGL
- the fnr gene encoding fumarate/nitrate reduction transcriptional regulator Fnr yields the protein MSEPVKLRAHNQAHCKDCSLAPLCLPLSLNLEDMDALDEIVKRGRPLKKGEFLFRQGDTFDSVYAVRSGALKTFSLSDSGEEQLTGFHLPSELVGLSGMDTEKHPVSAQALETTSVCEIPFERLDELALQLPQLRRQLMRVMSREIRDDQQMMLLLSKKTADERIATFLVNLSARFRARGFSANQFRLSMSRNEIGNYLGLAVETVSRVFTRFQQNELIAAEGKEIHILDPIQLCALAGGSLEG